Within Rissa tridactyla isolate bRisTri1 chromosome 4, bRisTri1.patW.cur.20221130, whole genome shotgun sequence, the genomic segment CCAAGACACCACACCTGAGGAAAGGCTCActggctgctctcctgcccaAGCTTTGAGAGAAAACCCTCTAATTAAACCCAACTGGGCTTTTTATTTTCCCACCTGTCTAGCTAGGGCCTCAGGGCCTCTATGCCGCTCAAGTACTCTTTGCTCCTATGAGTCACTTTAGGCCTAGCATAGCAACTAGTCCTTTTTTTAAGATCCAAGAAACgaagcaaaatacaaaaacagAGCAGATGGGTACCAAGGCTATTCGTAACTACTGTAGCTTTAGCACTACattcctgaagaaaaatacattggTTCCTGAGGTTAGGGCAGCAGGTTGGTGCACGGGTGCCCCTTGCCCCATAAACTTCAGTTACATACTTCAGAGATCAGGAGAAATGGTGCCAGCCGGAAGGCTCCAGGGAAGTGTACACACAAGGCCCAGGCCCCGAAATGACATGGGGGAAAGCTGAAGATACGGCTGTCATGTGCAGTGCTCCTCAGCCGCAACGCCGGTTCACACATCGCCCCTACTCGGGGCAGACAGTCCCTGCCTCAGCCCCGCCGCCATCGCCATCCCCTTCCCTCAGCCCCTTCCCGCCTCCGCGCGCGGCGGTTACGGCGCGAGCGCCCCCTGCCGCGCCGCGCGGGAACTGGGTCAGGCGCCCGAAGTGGgccgagggggcggggccgcgcccgcCGAAGGGCGAAGGGGGCGGGCCAGCTCCTCCCGCGTCGCGGCGTGGTGACGCGGGGGCGTCTTGCGTGTGACGTCGCGGCGGCTTTCGTCCTGCTCCCGGTCTCGCCCTCGCCGCCCCTCGGCCTGTTCCGGcctgcgcccgccgcccgctgccgccaTGGCGAACGTGGCCGACACGAAGCTCTACGACATCCTGGGGGTGCCGCCCGGGGCCTCCGACAACGAGCTCAAGAAGGTGCGGGGCAGGGGCGGCGGCCGGCGCCCGGGGAGACTGGGCGGCAGCGcggtggggtgtgtgggggggcgcCGGCCTCGGCCTTGCGGAGCGGCTGAGGCGGGGGGCGGTCGGTTTCAGGGCCGGCAGGGGGAGCGGAGCCGAGGGTAAGGCCGCGGGGAGCGTGGTCTGAAGGCGGCGGCCCGCGCGACTGAGGCctgcggggggggagggcgcggcgccGGGCGCCCGGTGCCGCCTCAGCCCGCCGGGGTAGGCCGCGCCGCGGGGCCGCTGGGGCCTGGCTTGCGGGCGGGCGCGGAGGGAGCGGGGTAGGCCGCGGGTAGGGCCCAGGGGGGCGGCGGGTGGAGGGAACGGTAGCGGGGCCCGGCCGTGCTCCCCGTGTGCCCGGCCCGGCGGCGCAGGGACTCTGCTCGTCTCGCCCCCGCAGCGTCGCGTCCCTCCCGCGCGGCAGAGCCGTGTGCGCCGCCGATGAAAGGCTTTTTGGGTGAAAAAAATCCTCGTGACGGACCAGTAGATTCTAACTGGTGCCATTGTCCGCCCCACGTGTAGGCCTTAGTAAGGGTTCGTTTTCCTCACATATTTGACCCCTCCCAGGCCGAAAGCGACAAGGTAAGGTAAACAAAGAAACGAGGTGAAAACTTGGAGCCCGGTCATCGGTGTAACAGTTCGCTACATCCATTTCATCCTGTAGCCTGTAAACCACTTTTTTTGTAAAAGGACTTGATGACCACTTACACGTGAGGGAGGATAATTAACTAGACAGTTTACTAGCAGTGACCTGCTTCCGCTGATGGGTGGTGCTGGTATTAACAACTATGCGTTACCCATCATGCATGTGGTAGCCTAATTTGTGCAGGGATAGGCAATTGCAGTGTTGAAATAGTGTTAGAGGTGGAAGGCATGCGGTGAGAAGATAGTGCTGTATACTGAACGCAAtcaagtagcatttttttttccttactgaattCTTTTCAAGGTATCTATGTCCTGCGAGAATGAAAGACAGACAGCAGTTTCCACTCAGATAACATGGGCTGCTCAATATTAGTTGCTATGGATTAGACTTGTCATGGAATGTGAAGTTTCCAACTGCCTGCAACAGCAAGAAATTCATCTATATCTTATTGTCACTGAGAGGTCACGTGGATGCTTTATTCATCTGATATTTTAACCTTTGTAACAGtttaggaaaatgaaaacaaataggTAGTAGCTTAGTCAAAAGGTGCTGAGAGAAGAGGCTTTAACACTGATTACTTAAATTAACTTTTATTGAAATTATAATATGGTACCAGCGTAGACCTTGATTCTGGATCTGTTTCTGATTAAATAAAGAATGGCAGCTTCCTTTTGGATCATAGGTAATATTAAGAATTGCTCTAAACTGGAATGCTCTTATCAGCAAAGACATGAGGGCTCTCTTTTTAAAGATCACCAGGCAagctcatttttttctgattagataATGCTATGTAGGTTTTCAGTTTAGtgttctgtctgctttttttcttggcTAGACTCCTTAAAATATGTGGAGAAAATCCTTTATTATTACAGAATACGTAGGTTTGTGGAAGATTATGGTTTGTTACTGATGGGTAATTCATCCTGTAAGACCaaggttttttcttcttcctgtggtTTAGAATATTTGGCGTGTAATATCAATgttccatttttgtttcattagttCTTTATCAAACTTTATTTCTTGATTGCATGCAGAAATATGGAGTATTTAAAGATAATCAGTAAAGAGAAGTACCTCTGcagatacaaaaaaagaaatcttacttGTCCTAGTACAAAATATAAAGTTGTGGTGTCTGTAAAGCTTTGTGTGTGAAGCTATAAAGTTCTCTTAACATTGTAGTTCTAAAGAGTTAGTTTAGATCCTCAGTTCTACAGAAAcagagcttttgaaaaatctaCTTTAAGAACCAGTATTTCAGTTGTTTGCAGTTGCATTACTGTAGCTTTTTTTagatgtataattaaaaaaataaaaagactgcatACCATGTAATTTATTAATATCTGTCCCCTAATTATTACTGGGAAGTGGTTGAGGTGGAGTGGACGAAGAGTTGAGGTCTTTACTGTCAAAAACTCAAATTGTGGGAAAAGGCTCTGCCTGTCCTATTACTTGCTTATAGTCTAAAGTGTAAGCAAAACAGGTCAAGTACTGCTGTAGAAAAAGTGATGGTCCTGGAAGTCAAAGTACTGGTcaaaaaaaagcattctgaaaaaaatcttctggagATATGGCTGTACTTATTCCTCATTCTGGTTTAGAACAATGAagttaaataaaagtaataatctGTAAATTTCTGCACATGTAACTCATATACTTAAAGTGAGATGAAATCTTCCATTATTGATAGGTAAGGAAGAATAAAAGGGTTATTGTGAGGATGACCGATAGAGTGAATGAGAAGCTGAGGCAGCCATTTTGTTGTTAATATGTTGCTGTGATTGAGGTGAAAGACAAATGGGTTGAAACTTAAACGCTCATATTGTAGGTTTTGAGTGAGTTCTGTAGAGTAAGTAATTTTAATGAAAGTCCAATGTGATTCTTCCTGTAAGTTAATGAAGATAAGCAGGAAAACTAGTTCTAGCTATTGTGTGCTATAGTTGTGTTTAAATCCAAGTGTAGTTAATTTATGCATATAGCAATGTCAGAATTTTTTCACCATTTCAATGTATGAGTAATTTCAAAACACTCATTTTCTCACTTTGCTTTTTTaggatttcctttcttcctgaagATACCACTTGAGTTTCTCAGAAGAGAACTGATTAATCAAAATTTAAACTAATTTTGTACCTCTTTCAACTAGGCATACAGAAAACTGGCCAAGGAGTACCATCCTGATAAGAATCCAAATGCAGGGGACaaagtaagacttttttttttttttaattcctgaagtTTGATATTACAGTAGAATCTAAGGGACTAAATACATGTGGTGGAGGCTTGCTGTTACAAGTTGTTCAAAAATAATAACTGTGAGAGGGAACCCGGTCTTGTCTACTTCTTCCCAATCTCAAAATCTATGAGCGTACCTTGTGAATAAATGCAGCAGTTGGCTGAGTCAAATTGGTTGAGAAAGTAATGCTGAGGGAAAAACTGCCTCTCTTCATCTGCCGAAATGATGTCAACTGGCATGTCACCTACATAGGTATTTGAAAAAGGTGGAGtcagttttccaaatttttcCAATGTGGAAAAATATACGTGTGGAGGTTCTTGAAACTGCTGCAGCATAAAACAAATTGCGTATGTGGGAAGGTTGAAGTAGATTTATTATgttaatagcaattaaaaaaatgtcaaTTAAGTTGACTCAGCTGATTCCGTTTAACCGAACTGAAGTTCTAATGGTTGCTTGGAGGTGAGCAGAGATGACTATGAAAATATATTCACTTGTTTTGAGGACAAACAcattaatatgcattttaataagTTGCTCAATTGTTAATGTATTTTAAGTGCCTAAAGATATCTTGAAGTCTTTGCCATTAGTGtgtagctggatttttttttttttttttgcctgttggcTACTGCAGTATTGCATACTTGGGGGTTTTCTtctttggttggattttttttgtttctttgtaagaAAACTGTCTTTTGCTAGGCACAGTAAAGAACAAAGTCAGTGAAGCTTTTCAATAAAATGTCATATTTTATGATAAGACGTAACACAGCTATGCCCAGATCTGACTGTTAAGTCTTGCATATTAGAACAAGCTGTTGTGTAGCTCCTTACTTGGTTGTTCATGCTGGCCAAGAAACAGTAGTAAAATGCTCCCTTGAATTTCTGAATTGTCATGCACTGTTTTGACTCTGTTCCTCTTCTAGTTCAAAGAAATAAGCTTTGCCTATGAAGTATTGTCAAATCCAGAGAAACGTGAGTTATATGATAGATATGGAGAACAGGGTCTTCGAGAAGGTAGCGGTGGAAGCAGTGGAATGGACGATATTTTCTCCCATATCTTTGGTGGTGGATTGTTCAATTTCATGGGTGGTCAGAGTAGAAGTCGTAATGGTAGAAGAAGAGGAGAAGATATGATGCATCCACTCAAGTGAGTATCTTGATACTGTAACTTGTACTTTCAAGTTTTCCTTATCAGTACTTGACTCTGCTAGTTTATATTCTTGATATGCTTCTCAGCTGAGACATTCTGCAGTCTGCATCTACTTTTCAGAGCTATGTGTAGCCCAGAAGGCAGTTATCTTGAGTTACTCTTCATGATTGGTTAATCTTATAAACTACCTAATACTTTGCTTTGCCTGTTTATTAGCCTGTATGTACTTTGTTAGCattattttccttggttttgctcCATAATGACCTGTTTGGAAGTTCTAATCTGAAAAAGCATTCAACAGCTCATTAGCTGGATTCTTGGGGAAGCAGAGGTACTAAGGCTCTGGAAAGACTTAAGTTGACTTGCCTTCATAGCATAATACCAGCTGGAACTAAAGTTGAACTGCATAATTAATGGAAAAGTGTGTGTGgcaggtttgtttcttgtttgtttgggttttttaagccaTGCTTGAATATCACATCTAATTGTGTTTTTTAGATCTCTGCTTGCAGCATGACTGGCTTTTTGGCTGCTGAGCAGGTCCTTTCTAAGTTCTTAAGCTGCATCTTTCCTGTGGCTGGCTAAACCATGCTTAGTAAAGTCTACATGCTTTCTTAGTTTGGTAGCCAGTACTGCATGCTGTGTTATTAATtagctttggttttgttgttatttgtaaACACTGATGCCAGGCAACGTTTTCTCAATACCCTGAGTTGAAATTTCAATCCACTAACAAACCCTTTTAGGAGAAATACTAAATGTGTTCATAAACCTTTATCAATATATGAAGGTTATTGGAGTTTGACTGTATATTCAagagcttctaaaaaaaaaaagattggaacATGAACATGTCTAAAGAATTAAGTCGCCTTGGGGACATGCTAACCCCTCCCCTCTAAACTGTTATTGGGAGttgtcaacatggattcaccaaggggaaatcatgcttgaccgaTCTAATAGCCTTCCATGATGGCACGACTGGCTGGTTagatgaagggagagcagtggatgttgtttatgtcgactttagcaaggcttttgatactgtctcccacaacatcctcatagggaagcttaggaagtgtgggttacatgagtggacagtggggtggattgagaaCAGGCTGAATGGCAGGGCTCAGAGAGTTATGATCAGTGGCGcggagtctagttggaggcctgtatctagtggtgttccccaggggtacTAGGTCCAGTCTTATTCAGAATGTTTGTCAGTGACCTGGGTGAGAGGGCATAGTGTACCCTCAGCAAAGCAAAGAGTGTACCTCccaaaactgtgaggagtggctgatacaccagaaggctgtgctgctattcagtgagacctggacaggctagagagttgggcagagaggaacctaatgaagttcaacaaaggcaagtgtagggtcctgcacctggggaggaataaccccatgtaccagtacaggttaggggttgacctgctggaaagcagctctgtggagaaggacctgggagtcctggtggacaggaagttgaccatgaaccagcaatgtgcccttgtggccaagaaggccaatggtatcctggggtaCATCAAAAAGAGTGTGTCCAGacggtcaagggaggtcatcctccccctctactttgccctggtgagaccacatctggagtactgtgtccagttctgggctccccagttcaagaaagtcAAGGaattactggagagagtccagcggagggctgtgaagatgatcagcagactggagcatctcttatgatgaaaggctgagagaccaaGGTCtcttagcttggagaagagaagactgagtggggatctcatcagtgcttataaatatctaaagggcaggtgtcaaaaGGATGGAGctagactcttttcagtggtgcccagcgacaggacaaggggcaacagggacaaactggaatacaggagattccatctcaacataaaggaaaaactgctttgcttTGAGTGTgccagagcgctggaacaggctgcccagagaggttgtggagtctccttctctggagatactcaaaacctgcctggaggtgatcctgtccaacctgctttaggtgaacctactttggcGGGGGCAGGTCGGAgtagaagatctccagaggtcccttacaacccctcccattttgtgattctgtgatctcttgTGGAAAGCCCAATAGAGTTATAAGTATTCTGTATGTAATCTTGTATATGCGTGCTATAAATATTGTCAGGATTGTCTAGAGAGGTTTGTTTCTCATGTGCCTGGtagaaccaaaaaaaattaatcgtCTATGACTATGTAATAAACCCTAAAATGCCAGAACAGCTTGTTCCTTGTTGAGAAACACAAGCAATCCTAGCTGGTTTCTTTTGATTAAATTACAGCTTTTCTCTGAAACTATGTTCAGGATTACATGTTTATATTCTTATGTGTGGAAGAGTTTTTAATGACTCCTTGTGAAAGCTAAAATGGTGCTTTAAAATCTTAGTTTAATGGAGATTTAGTCTTTTTTTGaagatctgtttttctttaatttatccTAGGCAAGTATTTTAATTACATGGGGAAAGTAAGTTGTTAAATGATAACCCAggagaaatgctttattttgtagAGTCTCTTTAGAAGATCTGTATAATGGAAAGACAACTAAACTACAACTTAGCAAGAATGTCCTTTGTAGTGCATGTAATGGGTAAGTTGCTTATATTTTTGAGTTCTCTACTTGCTTTGTTGGCGTATAGTGTAATGAAGCATCTCCTATGTCAGATCTGTATCAGTATTTGACTTTCTGGAGCCTGCTTTCAGACTAGAAAATTGTTGAACTTGAATGATACTGTTGATGGAACTGGAACTATTCAAAGGCTTTGTTTGGGGGGAAGCGGGGAGGAAAGAACCTAATTATAATTGGCAGTGTAATTAGGCATGTTAACCTACtgatgtaggggttttttttttgtcatatgtTTCTGAAAAACTTGCCATTCATGCAACCGGTGCTTTCTATTCtaggcagggagggaaggctggAGCCGTTCAGAAATGTAATGCTTGCCGGGGTAGAGGTGTACGTATCATGATCAGACAGCTGGCTCCTGGCATGGTTCAGCAGATGCAGTCTGTATGCTCTGACTGCAACGGAGAAGGTAGGTCAAGCTATTCTGTGTTACTAAACGCATTTAGTTGGATTCCACCTCCTGGTTAAATCTCAGGAGGAACTTATCCAGGACAGTTTTGCTCCCATCCAGTCGGTTGGGTCTCAATCTGATGTCAACGTGAAGAAGTCACTTTACTCAGAACAGCAGCAAGATTTACAGGGTTTAATGTGCTGAAAAGCAGCCTGGAAGCTTGAACAGTAGGGATtgattagttttttttaaaacacttagaTGTGAATATTACTTATTGGTATTACTCTTGTGTTAAAGtaaaaaacaatattttgttgtttcaggagctttttgtctcttttgcaGTCTCCTAATGTCCAAGGATAGGTTTATGTTAAAAATGGAAACCTAAAGTTGGGTTTTAACTTCTGCAAATCAAGAAGATGCTTTTTGCTGaattgtgtgtgtttggggggaaCAAGTTCAGCACGTGGTCTGCACTTCATGCAGTTCCTTTTTAGATCTGCCATTTGCAGAGTACTAATGTTATCTTGTGGATGACTTGTTCTTCACAATACTCAGAAATTACAGAGAGTTGTATTTTGTGACTAGtcaaaacatttcataaatgATGTTGTCTGTGAACATCTTGTTTTCACAGTTTACATACCTAACCTACATATTTAGCAGTTTCAACTGCATCATTATGTTACGCTTTGTTTCACAAAAAGGTGGTTTAAGCTGGCAAGTTTAATGTGTTAAGCCAAGTGCATCTGCTTGTGGCACTTAAAGCGGTGTTGGAAATGAGTATTGAAATTGTACAGTGGATGTGGCCTAATAGTTTGGTGCCTCTATACAAAGACAATAGCttacttgaaaaataaagatgatgtAGAACAGAGAATTTAAGCTGTTTTGGCTAGTCGTCCTTCAGTTTGCTGGGAGAAGTAATTGCCTTGCTAGAGGCAACAGACAATGTGAAAAACTATTCATTTTCAGTGTGTAAAGTGAAATCCCTTATGCGTCAGAAAATGTTAGATCCTTTCTGTGGGAAAACCTATATATTACTCTTGCATGAAATTCTGATTTCACCAGCTATCTTCCCCTCATTTGTATGCAAGACTCTGTAGTTCTACTGGCGGCATTTACATAGTACTTGGTTGTGGTGGTATACTGCAAAATGTGGCTGTCAGTGACCAGAACTCAGTAATCCTTTTTTCACTCCTGTTAACAGAAGTGGAACTAAGCTTCCTAAATTCATTGAAATAGTTTGAAATTTGTATTCTGACTTTTAAGGGAGGGGAGACACTTCAGTTTGGTTTTAGCTTCATCCTTTCTCTTATAGCTGTCATCCTCCAGTGTAACAAGGAATTGAGAagtaggctttctttttttaagagtagTAAGTTGAGTGGTAAGGATACTGGAGTCAAATTAAGATTTAAGGAACACTAGAAGCTACGGATAaagtcttgttttgctttctgtaaagcACCCTCGCCTTTCAAAATCCTTGATAAGACAGCTTGGAAAGTTAcgtgtatcttttttttttctctcctcctctttcagCTATGGTAAATGGAGCTTGGCTTTCTTCTTGTGAGGAATTTATAAGGCAACATCTAAATCAATAGTTGTGTTGCATGTATTCTTCAGCCTACTTTAAAATAGTTTCCCTTCAGAATCAGGTGGAATTAGAGGAAATCTGTGAACTCAAAATTTGTCTTTCTTTAGGTGAAGTAATTAATGAAAAAGACCGCTGTAAAAAATGTGAAGGGAAGAAGGTGATCAAGGAGGTAAAAATACTTGAAGTCCATGTAGACAAAGGCATGAAACATGGGCAAAGAATTACATTCAGTGGAGAAGCAGATCAGGCTCCAGGTGTGGAACCAGGTGATATTGTCCTCTTACTCCAAGAAAAGGAGAATGAGGTAATGCTTTTgagtttatattttaaatgccttttaccTTAGTCTTTAATATTTAAGTGATAGAGATGGCCGttcattttaaagtaattcaCATAGTTGCAGCTCTGGGAGAGATGGTGAATAGCTTTTAATAGATTTATAGCGAGTAACATGTCTTTCATGGTAAGCCAGAAAAAACTTTGCAAGTCTGTAGCCAGAGGACATGTGGATTCTGGTGCTTCCTAGTACTAATAAAAGGTAGCTTTCTTAGGTAAGCTCAGGCTGACTTTGGTACGCAGTGAAGAGCCATTCAGGATGTTAACTTCGATCTGCTTTGCTTGTGACACTAATAAAATGCTAGGTGCTGCTTTTTTTCAATGTCTTGTGACATGGCACGGAACTCCTATTAAAGTCCCCAGATGGTGCTTTCTATCTATGCTACTGTGGTTGTGGAAATGTAACACAGAATGCTGATGTTACCGATTcatttaacagaacaaaaaagccTATGATTATTTTATACTAGTTTGCTAGGGCTTATGCTTACTGTGTTCTGGAGTTGCACTTTTGAATTAAATATTGCaatctgtttctttctgtgttaAAATTCCTGTAGGGCAGAGTTGAggtgattgctttttttttttttaatgcttttgtttagAAAGGCCGGGTATTACTATGATGAAATAAGAAATAGTTTGTGTGTTATACTCTGGAAAAAATGTTGAATGGAGTAGTGGTGGTGGGAAGTTCTGTTGTGACACAAAGAATAGCATTGGGTACAAATTTAAATTTCAGTCACATATTTAGAATATAATGTTGGTTATCTGAAAATTGGGTACATTAGGTAAGCTTTTCAAAGCTCTGTCAAGGACTGCTAATTTGTCAATCAGTTTTGCATAGCTCTTTGCACATTCTTCTTTAGTCTGTGATACTGGTTGAAATGTCGCAtcacagttgatttttttttttttgactacaATAAGGGAGAAACAGTCTGTAAGCTTACAGAACAGATGTGCATGATGGAATCAAATTACAGATGTTGGATGCCACTTCTCTCTTAGTCTTCTAGTGAACTACATTTAGTTTTATCGTattaataattctgaaaaatactgtaCCTTGTGTCCTAGTAAGCAAAACTAGACTGACTTTTGGTGAAGCTTTTAGTGTTCTTAAAAATTGCCTTGAGGTGGGAGTCATGGTTCTGCCAGTGGATAAAGCTTACACGTAATCTGATTTAAGAATCCTGAGTGATATGGCTTAAAGATCAATTATGACAGCTGTGGACTAATTGCTCAAAGCCCTGCTGTAAATAAAGTTAGCCAAAGCAGATATGTGATGACTAGTTAAATGTTGAGAAATAAAGATGGGGTTTTTGTACTCCAGTGCAGGGGAAGTAGTGTCAAACTGTCCTAAGTTTTGTGTATTGGTTGCATGTGTAGAAGATCTTGGGGGTAAAAGCGTTCTGGTTTAATTTGAACTGTACATCATAGTATATAGTATGGCCTGCCTTATCTTAGATGACACTTCCATCAGGCACAAACTTTCCAAGCATGTTAAGCTATTTGAATTAATAGAATCAAGTTAACTTTGTACAAAGGCTGTTGCTCTGACATTGAATTTTAAGAATAGATAATGAATTCTAAATAATGAGTCTTGTGGAGATGTGATTGTAGGTCTAGAAAAGGCATCTCCTGTTTTTGTTTAGGTGTTCCAGCGGGATGGGAATGACTTGCATATGACGCACAAGATTGGACTTGTTGAAGCACTGTGTGGATTTCAGTTCACATTTAAGCACCTTGATGGACGTCAAATTGTGGTTAAATATCCTCCTGGAAAAGTAATTGAACCAGGTAAGCTTGAACTGGTAAGGACTTCTTTGACTGTGCTTTTGTGATTCTTGAACGCTTAGTCCCATTATTGTTGTCCTGTTACCTGAACCTGGGCTAGAGAAATGAAGAGAATTGTACAGAGAAAGATTTGTTCTGAAGTAGCACTCTCCAGCTCACCTCTCTTTGAATTACAGGTTGTGTTCGCGTAGTCAGAGGTGAAGGAATGCCACAGTACCGCAATCCTTTTGAGAAGGGGGATCTTTACATTAAGTTTGATGTTCAGTTTCCTGAAAATAACTGGATTAGCCCAGAAAAGCTTTCAGTAAGTAGTTTTTCCAAGCATAAATGTGGTGGTCTTATTTGACAGTGTATGCAAAGCGTGTGTGTTGACCTCACGTGCTTGCTTTCAGTGCTTAAATGTAGATGCAAGTACAGTTGTTCTTTTAATGTTGTTTATGAGCAACATGTAACTTGAAAATACCCACTGGAATATGAATTTATGGAAACTGTATTTAAGAGCTGTGCAGATGTTGGGCAGATGAGGAAGAAGAATCTTCCTGCTGCTGTGTGATAAGTTTTCAGAGTGCAACTGTATTTACTGATTGCACCTTTGGTTGATGATATGTAGAGCTGTTGGTTCTCTTTAAGTGGTGTCTTCCCGTTGATACAAATACTTTGGATACTTTTAAATGAGTATGCACTTCAGAGTTTACATCAGCTTAAGACTTCTAAACCAAACCTGCTCTGAGGGAGCCTTAAAGTTGTAGGAAACTGCTTGCTTTATTTAGCAGTTGTAGATGCAGTACTGAATACACTTCTCTCTTTGGGGCAGGAACTTGAAGATCTTCTGCCAGCTAGACCAGAATTTCCCAATGTAATTGGTGATGCAGAAGAGGTAGATCTTCAGGAATTTGATACCACTCGTGGTTCAGGTGGTGGCCAGAGACGTGAAGCTTATAATGATAGTTCTGATGAAGAAAGCAGCCATCATGGACCTGGGGTACAGTGTGCCCATCAGTAAACCTTTGTCTAAAAAGTTGCACAaggattttctttcaaattttgcCTGACTTGTTTTCAACAATCCAGCTGGATTGTATACATAATCCAGACGAACCAATGGACATCTATTGCTGTATGTGTAACTTTTAAATTGGTCTATAGTATCTACAGAGTGTAATTTAAACTAACCACAAGCTTACATCTTCATTTTGACTGTGTAGCAGAATAAAGCACTTGAAAGGAAGACGAGACTCTTTTTCACATGGGTTTTAAGTTTGTCCTCGTATCTGTGCTTGATTTTTACCAGTTTTGTGTAGATTTtaagtttcatattttaaattcaaattctACATTGTAAAGTTTGTGTACAATTTGTCCTGAGGCTTGGTATTTGGCTGCACCTGCATAAGCTGCTACAAGTAGAATAAAGAATTTCATAGCCTGTATCTATCATCTAGATGCATGGTAAATGGGCTTTGCACATAATGGGTTTAGAGCTGACTGGGAACAATGGAAGACTAAATTAGAAGTGGTTGTAAGTTTTTTCTACCATCTTGTGAACGgtttctgaaattaaataaaagcagttgGTGTATAATATATTTCTTTTGCCTTGTAACTCTTACTTTTCCAGTGGCTTTAACTATTCTGTGTAGGAAAGAGACTATGTAGATGATAGACACTTTATAAACACAGGGAGGCTGAAGCTGCTTTCAGACTAGGTTGCAGTTAATAACTTTGGTGTGCCATgtattaaagttttttttcttaaaatgagatATGACTAAATGGGCACAGGGAAGGCTGCAGCCATGTCCCCTTTGTAGGAAGAAAACACAAGGATATCTGAGTTCAatcagaaaataacaaaacctttTAAATAAAGATGATTAAATCCCAAAATAATGGTGCCTTTCTCTTAGGCTTGGAGTCCAA encodes:
- the DNAJA2 gene encoding dnaJ homolog subfamily A member 2, which translates into the protein MANVADTKLYDILGVPPGASDNELKKAYRKLAKEYHPDKNPNAGDKFKEISFAYEVLSNPEKRELYDRYGEQGLREGSGGSSGMDDIFSHIFGGGLFNFMGGQSRSRNGRRRGEDMMHPLKVSLEDLYNGKTTKLQLSKNVLCSACNGQGGKAGAVQKCNACRGRGVRIMIRQLAPGMVQQMQSVCSDCNGEGEVINEKDRCKKCEGKKVIKEVKILEVHVDKGMKHGQRITFSGEADQAPGVEPGDIVLLLQEKENEVFQRDGNDLHMTHKIGLVEALCGFQFTFKHLDGRQIVVKYPPGKVIEPGCVRVVRGEGMPQYRNPFEKGDLYIKFDVQFPENNWISPEKLSELEDLLPARPEFPNVIGDAEEVDLQEFDTTRGSGGGQRREAYNDSSDEESSHHGPGVQCAHQ